The following proteins are encoded in a genomic region of Lachnospiraceae bacterium KM106-2:
- a CDS encoding response regulator has product MKIMVVDDEQISLIKIKEQVESFDFVTEVAAFDNPKHALEALKSTPFDAAILDIEMFGMNGLELARQCKCIYPPIKIIFLTGYSDYAVNAFKIRASGYLLKPASNEEIREELLYVSNPNTKASTSKIRIQTFGNFEVFVDNKPILFDRNKSKELLAYLVSRKGAYASGNELLAILYEDKPITPSLKSQLRNIIASLTKSLNNAHVGELLLKRRNQLAIDTALFTCDYYEFLQGNMDSINSFMGEFMNNYEWAEFITGYLESKNW; this is encoded by the coding sequence ATGAAGATTATGGTTGTAGATGATGAGCAAATCTCATTAATTAAAATAAAAGAACAAGTAGAATCCTTTGACTTTGTAACAGAGGTAGCTGCCTTTGATAATCCCAAGCATGCCCTAGAGGCATTAAAATCAACTCCCTTCGATGCCGCAATCTTAGATATTGAAATGTTTGGCATGAATGGTCTTGAACTTGCAAGGCAATGTAAATGTATCTACCCACCCATTAAAATCATTTTCTTAACGGGTTATTCTGATTATGCGGTGAACGCATTCAAAATTCGTGCCAGCGGCTATTTATTAAAGCCTGCATCAAATGAGGAAATTAGAGAAGAACTCTTATATGTCTCGAATCCAAATACGAAAGCATCAACCAGCAAGATCCGCATCCAGACCTTTGGCAACTTCGAAGTCTTTGTTGACAATAAGCCCATATTATTCGATCGTAACAAATCGAAAGAGCTTCTTGCCTATCTAGTTAGTCGAAAAGGTGCTTATGCCAGTGGAAATGAATTGCTTGCCATCCTCTATGAAGATAAGCCCATCACCCCTTCATTAAAGAGTCAGCTACGCAATATCATCGCATCACTTACAAAATCCCTCAATAATGCCCATGTAGGAGAATTACTGCTTAAACGTCGTAATCAACTGGCTATTGATACTGCTTTATTTACTTGTGATTATTATGAGTTTCTACAAGGTAATATGGATTCTATTAACTCCTTTATGGGTGAATTCATGAATAACTATGAGTGGGCCGAATTCATTACAGGCTACTTGGAGAGTAAAAACTGGTAG